The window ACCACGAAGCTCAGAACGGGGTGTGCCTCGAACCCGTTGACGTCGTTTTTCATCCCGAAGCTGTTTTTCAAGTTGTAGGCCGGAAGATGCGCCCGGTCGTTCAGCATTTTCGTGATGGCGTTCTTGTACAGCCTCTTGCGCTTCTGTCGGTCCGCGGACCGTCGCGCCTGATTGATCTGTTTGTTGATACCGTTGTAGTAGGTGCCGTCCGTCGTACCGTGTGCTTCCTTCGTGAAGAAGTAGTACGTGAACGCGTCCGGGTCAGGGGTTCCGGACCAGCCGAGCGTGTACATGTTGTAATCGTTCGGGTTACCCGAGACGTATTTGTCGAGGAACGCACCCCAGTCCAGTCGTTGGACGTTGGCATTGTACCCGGCCTCCTTGATGCCGTTCGCGACCGTGACACCCAACTGTTCGCGCTTGTCGTCCGGCGGGACGATGATGTTCGCGTTCCAGTTGTCCGGCACCGAATCGGACTCGTCGAGAATCGTCTTCGCTCGGTCGATGTTCTTGCCGTGCGGAATGTTTTTCCACTCCTTTAGCGGCATTCCCCACTTTTTCGAAATCAGCTCCGGCAGCGGACTGTACTGGCGGACCCCGCTCGGTTCCACGAAGTTCGACACCGCTTGGTCCATGTCGAAGCAGTAGTCGATGGCTTCTCGCACTTTGGGGTCGGCCGTCGGCCCGTTCTTGCAGTTGAACGCGAGATAGAAGTACCCCATCCCGTCGACAGATGCTATTTTCGCGTCGCCCATGCTTTTTACCTGTTGCCAGAGCTTGGGCGGAATTTCCTCGATTACGTCGCTTTCGCCGGTCTGGAGGCTCGTCAGGCGAG of the Haladaptatus caseinilyticus genome contains:
- a CDS encoding ABC transporter substrate-binding protein translates to MIDHDTIPDAIKRRRLLQGLGGAGIAALAGCSGSQQTNSGGTLTLAQVKSPLEFDPIVLNDVPSSQVASQVFEGLYTYNKGIDVVPQMATSEPEVKNNGKTYIVEMKKGPKFQNGDPVTFEDIKYSFEAPVKEETENAAELNMIKSISKVGKRKIKFDLKYPYGPFMNALTWSIVPKSVREKDKGKFNKKNPVGSGPFKFDSWQEGNMAKISRWDDYWGEPVPNLAGIEFKPVEEPTTRLTSLQTGESDVIEEIPPKLWQQVKSMGDAKIASVDGMGYFYLAFNCKNGPTADPKVREAIDYCFDMDQAVSNFVEPSGVRQYSPLPELISKKWGMPLKEWKNIPHGKNIDRAKTILDESDSVPDNWNANIIVPPDDKREQLGVTVANGIKEAGYNANVQRLDWGAFLDKYVSGNPNDYNMYTLGWSGTPDPDAFTYYFFTKEAHGTTDGTYYNGINKQINQARRSADRQKRKRLYKNAITKMLNDRAHLPAYNLKNSFGMKNDVNGFEAHPVLSFVVATNYTNASIGSQ